GATTATATATCTACGAAAAATGTTGCCATTAAATGGGATTACATAAGTGCTTCATATGGTGACATCTTCAACTTAAGTCAAAGAGCTGATTATTAAAATATGTTGTCAATTGTTTGACAATTGTAAACGTAGGTTAAGTGGTCACATATTGAATAATTAACTAGACATAGTCTGTGCCTACTAAGGACAGAAGACAATGTTAGCGTATAGAGGTCTTAAGTTTATAGCTATATTTTTTTTCCCATGTAATTACCTAAGTGCTTCATATGGTGACATCTTTAATTTACCTTAAAAGGTTGATTACTAAAATATGTTGACAGAGTTTGGAAAATTGTTGTCATTTGAGTTTCCATTTGACTTAGTAAAATATGGTGACATATGTTAttgatctaataacataagatCTTAATATAGTGATTTCTGCAGTTGTGACCTCAGCATTTCCATCTGCCTAATTTGTTATCATATTTCGGATTAATGATATACAAAGTGAAGTGGTCACATAATGGTGGCATGACTCAACATGCGAAATTTAACAGAAGGACATAGAATATACCCTTCAACTGCATTTGTCATAGCTTTGTCTTGGTCAGTGAAAATGGAGACAAGACGAGCATCCTCACCCATAGCTTCATTAaacacattgaacaaccattggAATGATTCTTCTTGCTCGTCGGATAGGAAAGCACACCCAAACATGACATTGGACCAGTGGTTATTTATACCGACAAATGCACCACAAATCAGATTGTACCTGTTAGTGCGATACGTTGTGTCAAAGATGACAACATCATGATACAATCGGTAGTCCTCCCTCATCATCGAGTCACACCAGAAAAGGTGGTGGAGTCTCCCTTCTTTGTTGAATTCGACTCCAAAGAAAAACCCGGGATCCTCAGCTTGTCTTTTAGTGAGAAGATTAATTAGCGTGGCTGCATCACCTCCCTCGATCGCTTTAATCTTCAGCCTATGAACAAAGTTGATGTGATCCCTCTTGGTGTGTCCGACGAATACATCGCCCCCCGCTACAGCAGCTGCCACTTTGTATTGAACCGAGGGGGCTACAAAGGCTTCAGTCAAGGCCCTTATAGCCTCTTCCTCAGCATCAGTAATTCTCCTCTCCGAGCGGTGGTGTTGTTGCCATTGAGGGGGAGTCAGCTCATGGTTGTGTTCTGTGGCATGTTGCATTACCTCCCACTGCCCGTCCTCATTCACTTGTGTCCTTAAACCGGCTTTGCATTGGCAACGTGTGACTGCAGAATTCCTCAAAGGATTGCCGTTATCGTCTCGCCTATTACCATTTGCATGTACTCCGGCACATGAACATACAAAGTATCTCTCGAATACGGGTGTACCACTTCCGTTCGCTCTACGAGAAGTTGCTTTCCTAATGCTGAAACCAATGGCCTGTGAGTGTTTCCTGAACATCTCAtaaattaattctcatttctctgCTTTCATTCCCAATAGGGATTTTGAATAGTCTGTACCTGCATAGGTTTACAGGGTCACATTAGGCAATAAAGTGTAAACATTTATAACATAAATAGCAACATCTGCATTTACATATTTATCCATACTCTAGTTACAGGGTTACATAAGGACGAAAATTAGACAGATTTGTTTGACGTACAAAATTTGTTTCCAAGTAAGCTGGTCCAATGTAGTTGACAGGGTGACATTATGTAGGAAAATGCACACATTAAACAGATAAATAACAATATGCATTATTGTTGACAGGGTGACATTAGGACTAACAGTAAAGCCATTAACACCGAAAATGTAAACATCCATTATATTTAAACAACCGTATTATATTTAAACATCCGTTATATCATACACATATGCTGCACTGAAAACCTACAAATAATATTCAAATTAATAAACTGACAGGCTGAAATTTGGACCAACAAGATGAGAAAAGACCGATAAATGTAAACATCCATTATATTACAGTAAAATCAAACATATATGGTATGCATCAAAACTATAAGCTAATATTACAGTTCATGATGGTAAAACTtaacaaaaaaaaactttatgCCCACTGAGGATTTGCACATCAATATAATGCAATATAAATGTCACAAACACATCAATATAATTCAATAACATGTTATTTCCTTGATTTTAAAATGTATTATAGTAacattaataataacaataatttgcCCTACCTTCTGAACAGAAAAATGGCGTAAAAAAGGCATACCTCTACCTCTAGTCGTCGTGTTTTCTGTTGAAGGTTGATCAATTATCCCATCATGATTATTATCTGCACATTCCATTGTTGTTGGAACGATTAGGGCACCATCAACTAACATTTCTGTAAAGGTTTGTTCAAGATCCTCCATTTTTTTTGAACTATGAGATAATAAAGTTGTAAATTTTTACGACATTTTAGTTGTAAATTATAGAGAATAAAAGGAAAATGTAGAAAGAAGATCAGAATTATGAGAATGAAAGCAAATTGTTGTGCAAAATCATGGTGAAATGGAAGTAGGGTTGTGCATGGGGAGCAAAGATCTCAGAAACATTTAATGCAAGATACACTTATTGCAAATTATTGGAATTA
The Silene latifolia isolate original U9 population chromosome 11, ASM4854445v1, whole genome shotgun sequence genome window above contains:
- the LOC141614728 gene encoding protein FAR1-RELATED SEQUENCE 5-like yields the protein MEDLEQTFTEMLVDGALIVPTTMECADNNHDGIIDQPSTENTTTRGRDVAIYVINVYTLLPNVTLKHSQAIGFSIRKATSRRANGSGTPVFERYFVCSCAGVHANGNRRDDNGNPLRNSAVTRCQCKAGLRTQVNEDGQWEVMQHATEHNHELTPPQWQQHHRSERRITDAEEEAIRALTEAFVAPSVQYKVAAAVAGGDVFVGHTKRDHINFVHRLKIKAIEGGDAATLINLLTKRQAEDPGFFFGVEFNKEGRLHHLFWCDSMMREDYRLYHDVVIFDTTYRTNRYNLICGAFVGINNHWSNVMFGCAFLSDEQEESFQWLFNVFNEAMGEDARLVSIFTDQDKAMTNAVEGYTQKAGIGYANGTSNRTPSHTLVI